The Paracoccus sp. MC1862 genome includes a window with the following:
- a CDS encoding sulfite exporter TauE/SafE family protein: MTDYLLLLVAGFLGGMLNAVAGGGTFIVFPALVFTGVPVVMANATSTVAALPGYLAAALGFRHEIARIPRDIVLRLTLWTLLGGALGSALLLVSSNEAFSAIVPFLLLAATLIFLAGPQLRAFASRFRNGVTAFGAGTMVPVALYGGYFNGGLGIVLLALFSLWGMTDIHSMNGLKTWLSFALSTISLGIFAWGGQIAWLPCLILAVGAIIGGLAGAPVARLMSVGVLRGLIAVVGFGMTALFFWRLINGA, translated from the coding sequence GTGACCGATTATCTTCTGCTGCTCGTCGCCGGGTTCCTCGGCGGAATGCTGAACGCGGTGGCAGGAGGCGGCACCTTCATCGTCTTTCCGGCGCTGGTCTTCACCGGTGTCCCGGTCGTCATGGCGAACGCGACCAGCACGGTGGCCGCCCTGCCCGGCTATCTCGCGGCCGCACTCGGCTTCCGGCACGAGATTGCCCGCATTCCACGCGACATCGTGCTGCGGCTGACGCTGTGGACGCTGCTGGGCGGCGCGCTCGGGTCAGCGCTGCTGCTGGTGTCCTCGAACGAGGCGTTTTCGGCCATCGTGCCCTTCCTGCTGCTTGCCGCGACGCTGATCTTTCTTGCCGGCCCGCAACTGCGGGCCTTCGCCTCGCGCTTCCGCAACGGCGTCACGGCCTTTGGCGCGGGCACCATGGTCCCGGTCGCGCTTTACGGAGGATATTTCAACGGCGGCCTCGGGATCGTGCTTCTGGCGCTGTTCTCGCTATGGGGGATGACGGACATCCACAGCATGAACGGCCTCAAAACCTGGCTGTCCTTTGCGCTGTCCACCATCAGCCTTGGAATTTTTGCCTGGGGCGGGCAGATCGCCTGGCTGCCCTGCCTGATCCTTGCCGTCGGCGCCATCATCGGGGGTCTCGCCGGCGCACCTGTCGCCCGGCTGATGTCCGTCGGCGTCCTGCGCGGGTTGATCGCGGTGGTGGGCTTCGGCATGACGGCGCTATTCTTCTGGCGCCTTATCAACGGAGCGTGA
- a CDS encoding RidA family protein, which yields MAEIKRIECGPRMSMAVVHNGVVYLAGQVGNPGDSVTEQTREVLAQVDRLLAEAGTDKTRILTAQIWLADMADFAEMNAVWDAWVPQGHCPARATGEAKLATPDYRVEAIITAAL from the coding sequence ATGGCGGAAATCAAGCGGATCGAATGCGGCCCCCGGATGAGCATGGCGGTCGTCCACAACGGCGTCGTCTATCTGGCCGGGCAGGTGGGCAATCCCGGCGACAGCGTGACCGAGCAGACACGCGAGGTGCTGGCGCAGGTCGACCGGCTGCTGGCCGAGGCGGGGACCGACAAGACGCGCATTCTGACCGCCCAGATCTGGCTGGCCGACATGGCCGACTTTGCCGAGATGAACGCCGTCTGGGACGCCTGGGTGCCGCAGGGCCACTGCCCCGCCCGCGCGACGGGGGAAGCGAAGCTCGCTACCCCCGACTACAGGGTCGAGGCGATCATCACCGCCGCGCTGTAA
- the lpxB gene encoding lipid-A-disaccharide synthase — translation MKAFLIAGEPSGDRLGGALIDGLRQLDPALELQGIGGEAMAAQGLRSLFPMAELSLMGIWEILPKYRALKRRIAETARAVIAAAPDVLVTIDSPDFGLRVARIVRAAAPQVRTVHYVAPSVWAWRAGRAAKMAQVIDHVLAILPFEPPLMRAAGMTCDFVGHPVVAEPVATPDEAAAFRATHGIAAEAPLVLCLPGSRRGEVERLGPRFDEALIRLRDRVPEIRVVLPTVSGVADMLGGMARRWPTAPVIVQDQADKRAAFAAADLALAASGTVSLELAANRVPMVIGYDMAPISRALMGMLLKTDTVTLVNLVSETRAVPEFLGKHCQPGPMASALLRLLDDPDARAEQLAAMDLAMQRLGRGGEPPGLRAARSVMAAVTARR, via the coding sequence ATGAAGGCCTTCCTGATCGCGGGCGAGCCTTCGGGCGACCGTCTGGGCGGGGCGCTGATCGACGGGTTGCGGCAGTTGGACCCCGCCCTTGAGCTTCAGGGGATTGGCGGCGAGGCGATGGCCGCGCAGGGGCTGCGCAGCCTGTTTCCCATGGCTGAGCTCAGCCTCATGGGCATCTGGGAGATCCTGCCGAAATACCGCGCGCTCAAGCGTCGGATCGCGGAAACGGCGCGGGCGGTGATCGCGGCGGCCCCCGATGTGCTGGTGACGATCGACAGTCCCGATTTTGGGCTGCGGGTGGCGCGGATCGTTCGGGCCGCGGCGCCGCAGGTCCGCACCGTGCATTACGTCGCGCCCTCGGTCTGGGCATGGCGGGCGGGGCGGGCGGCGAAGATGGCGCAGGTCATCGACCATGTGCTGGCCATTCTTCCCTTCGAGCCGCCGCTGATGCGGGCCGCCGGGATGACCTGCGATTTTGTTGGCCATCCAGTCGTGGCCGAGCCTGTTGCGACACCTGACGAGGCCGCGGCTTTCCGCGCAACCCATGGCATTGCCGCCGAAGCGCCGCTTGTCCTGTGCCTGCCGGGATCGCGGCGCGGCGAGGTCGAACGGCTCGGCCCCCGCTTCGACGAGGCGCTGATCCGGCTGCGCGACCGGGTGCCCGAGATCCGCGTCGTGCTGCCGACCGTTTCGGGCGTCGCCGACATGCTGGGCGGGATGGCAAGGCGCTGGCCGACCGCGCCGGTGATCGTGCAGGACCAGGCCGACAAGCGCGCGGCATTCGCCGCCGCCGATCTGGCACTGGCCGCCTCCGGGACGGTCAGCCTCGAACTGGCCGCAAACCGGGTGCCGATGGTGATCGGCTATGACATGGCGCCGATCAGCCGGGCGCTGATGGGGATGCTGCTGAAGACCGATACGGTGACGCTGGTGAACCTCGTCAGCGAGACCCGCGCAGTGCCCGAGTTCCTGGGCAAGCACTGCCAGCCCGGCCCCATGGCCAGCGCGCTGCTGCGCCTGCTGGACGATCCCGACGCCCGCGCCGAACAACTGGCCGCGATGGACCTGGCGATGCAGCGGCTGGGCCGCGGAGGAGAGCCGCCCGGCTTGCGGGCGGCGCGGTCGGTGATGGCGGCGGTTACAGCGCGGCGGTGA
- a CDS encoding LpxI family protein has translation MTGRTAIIAGEGALPGLLAEALDAPLVYAMEGFAPPIPATSFRLERLVPFLDGLADEGVTCVVFAGAIRRPRLDPEAFDPRTATLVPRFLAAMQAGDDGALRELIAIFEEWDFEVVGVTAIRPDLVPGPGVLVGEPSEADRADAARAAEILRVTGPLDIGQGCVVVQGLCLAFETLPGTEAMLDFAAAHQGLRPVAAGGRGVLYKAPKPMQDRRIDLPAIGPDTVAQAARAGLAGIAWEARGVMLLEREAAIDAAEAAGLFLWARE, from the coding sequence ATGACCGGCAGGACGGCGATCATCGCAGGCGAAGGGGCGCTGCCCGGTCTTCTGGCCGAGGCGCTGGATGCCCCGCTCGTCTACGCAATGGAAGGTTTTGCGCCGCCGATCCCGGCAACGTCCTTCCGGCTGGAACGGCTGGTCCCCTTCCTTGATGGCCTTGCGGACGAGGGCGTCACCTGCGTCGTCTTCGCCGGTGCCATCCGCCGACCCCGGCTTGACCCCGAGGCTTTCGATCCGCGCACCGCGACGCTGGTGCCGCGTTTTCTGGCGGCAATGCAGGCGGGCGACGATGGCGCGCTGCGCGAGTTGATCGCGATTTTCGAAGAGTGGGATTTCGAGGTCGTGGGCGTCACTGCGATCCGCCCTGATCTTGTCCCCGGTCCGGGCGTGCTTGTGGGCGAGCCCTCCGAGGCCGACCGGGCCGATGCCGCGCGTGCGGCCGAGATCCTGAGAGTGACAGGGCCTTTGGACATCGGCCAAGGCTGCGTGGTGGTGCAGGGCCTCTGCCTCGCCTTCGAGACGCTGCCGGGGACCGAGGCGATGCTGGATTTCGCCGCCGCACATCAGGGGCTGCGGCCGGTGGCGGCAGGCGGGCGCGGGGTGCTTTACAAGGCCCCGAAGCCGATGCAAGACCGCCGCATCGACCTGCCGGCGATCGGCCCCGATACCGTCGCGCAGGCTGCCCGCGCCGGTCTGGCGGGGATCGCCTGGGAAGCCCGGGGCGTGATGCTGCTGGAGCGCGAGGCGGCAATCGACGCCGCCGAGGCTGCGGGGCTGTTCCTGTGGGCGCGGGAGTGA
- the lpxA gene encoding acyl-ACP--UDP-N-acetylglucosamine O-acyltransferase — MADTAIHPSAIVETGAELGQGVRIGPFCHVGPEVRLGDRVELKSHVVVAGDTKIGAETVIFPFACIGGIPQDLKFQGERTRLVIGARNRIREYVTMNPGTAGGGGLTQVGDDGLFMASCHVAHDCRIGDRVILVNSVAVAGHCVIEDEVIVGGLSGIHQFVRIGRGAMIGALTMVTADVLPHALVSGPRGQFEGLNLVGLKRRGADRGDIAALRDLLAALATGSFRDAARARAEGEVTPMEREVLDFILGPSERSFLKPPA, encoded by the coding sequence ATGGCTGACACCGCCATCCACCCCTCGGCCATCGTCGAGACGGGTGCGGAACTGGGGCAAGGCGTCCGCATCGGCCCCTTTTGCCATGTCGGACCCGAGGTGCGGCTGGGTGACAGGGTCGAACTGAAATCCCATGTGGTCGTCGCAGGCGACACCAAAATCGGGGCCGAAACGGTCATCTTTCCCTTTGCCTGCATCGGCGGCATCCCCCAAGACCTGAAGTTTCAGGGAGAGCGGACCCGGCTTGTCATCGGCGCCCGCAACCGCATACGCGAATATGTGACGATGAATCCCGGCACGGCCGGCGGCGGCGGGCTGACGCAGGTCGGCGATGACGGGCTGTTCATGGCAAGCTGCCACGTCGCCCATGACTGTCGGATCGGCGACCGCGTGATCCTGGTCAACAGTGTCGCCGTTGCCGGGCATTGCGTGATCGAGGACGAGGTGATCGTCGGCGGGTTGTCCGGCATCCACCAGTTCGTCCGCATCGGCCGCGGGGCCATGATCGGTGCCTTGACGATGGTGACGGCGGACGTGCTGCCGCACGCGCTGGTGTCGGGGCCGCGCGGGCAATTCGAGGGGCTGAACCTCGTTGGCCTCAAGCGGCGCGGCGCGGATCGGGGCGACATCGCGGCGCTGCGCGATCTGCTGGCGGCGCTGGCGACGGGGTCCTTCCGCGACGCCGCGCGCGCCCGGGCCGAAGGCGAGGTCACGCCGATGGAGCGCGAGGTGCTGGACTTCATCCTCGGTCCCAGCGAGCGCAGCTTCCTGAAGCCCCCCGCATGA
- the fabZ gene encoding 3-hydroxyacyl-ACP dehydratase FabZ, translating to MAETARNPAPYDSADLALIKRIIPHRYPFLMIDRVRDIVPHEGAVGIKCVTSNEPHFPGHFPDQPVMPGVLIVEAMAQTSAVVVGISMNMIDKTMLTYFMGIDGCKFRRMVQPGDVLELHVRVKRSGGKIWKFTGQAKVDGQICAEAEFTAMMAPADG from the coding sequence ATGGCCGAGACCGCGCGCAACCCCGCCCCCTACGACTCTGCCGATCTGGCTCTGATCAAGCGGATCATCCCGCACCGCTATCCCTTCCTGATGATCGACAGGGTCCGGGACATCGTGCCCCATGAAGGCGCGGTCGGGATCAAGTGCGTCACCTCGAACGAGCCGCATTTCCCCGGCCATTTCCCCGACCAGCCGGTGATGCCCGGCGTCTTGATCGTCGAGGCGATGGCCCAGACCTCGGCGGTCGTGGTGGGCATCAGCATGAACATGATCGACAAGACCATGCTGACCTATTTCATGGGCATCGACGGCTGCAAGTTCCGCCGCATGGTCCAGCCCGGCGACGTGCTTGAACTGCATGTCCGGGTCAAGCGCTCCGGCGGCAAGATCTGGAAGTTCACGGGGCAGGCCAAGGTCGACGGGCAGATCTGCGCCGAGGCCGAGTTCACAGCGATGATGGCGCCAGCAGATGGCTGA
- a CDS encoding nicotinate-nucleotide adenylyltransferase — MAKGSGDRPLAFAGQRIGLLGGSFDPAHQGHLHITRMALQRFRLDRVWWLVSPGNPLKPQGPAPLGQRIDAARRLARDPRILVTGIEAGLGTRWTADTIAVLRARYPGVRFVWLMGSDNLIQFSRWDRWRGIAAQVPIGVIARPGSRTSARTSRAAHILGPHRLPEDQAGRLADRTPPAWVLVNVPMSDLSSSAIRHARLAAHRDGPAAGTTGAALPSLPAI, encoded by the coding sequence GTGGCAAAGGGATCAGGCGACCGCCCCCTTGCCTTTGCCGGGCAGAGGATCGGCCTGCTCGGCGGCTCGTTCGACCCGGCCCATCAGGGGCATCTGCATATCACCCGCATGGCGCTGCAGCGGTTCCGGCTTGACCGCGTCTGGTGGCTGGTCAGCCCCGGCAATCCGCTGAAGCCGCAGGGTCCGGCACCCTTGGGCCAGCGGATCGACGCGGCCCGTCGGCTTGCCCGCGACCCGCGCATCCTTGTCACGGGGATCGAGGCGGGGCTGGGCACGCGCTGGACCGCCGACACCATCGCGGTGCTGCGGGCGCGTTATCCGGGCGTGCGGTTCGTCTGGCTGATGGGGTCGGACAACCTGATCCAGTTCAGCCGGTGGGACCGCTGGCGCGGGATCGCGGCTCAGGTGCCGATCGGGGTGATCGCCCGTCCCGGCTCGCGCACATCTGCCCGCACCTCGCGCGCGGCCCACATCCTTGGCCCGCATCGCCTGCCCGAAGACCAGGCGGGCCGTCTGGCGGACAGGACGCCGCCCGCCTGGGTGCTGGTCAACGTGCCGATGTCGGACCTGTCCTCCAGCGCCATCCGCCACGCGCGGCTTGCCGCCCATCGAGATGGACCCGCCGCTGGCACAACCGGGGCTGCCTTGCCAAGTCTTCCGGCCATTTGA